One genomic region from Rubinisphaera margarita encodes:
- a CDS encoding DUF2203 domain-containing protein: MNATMPQPDLSKKFYTVEEANRALPLVRAIVRDIVGLYGEVRTRRERLSALERSHMAVPERSDAFSEEVEDMENSLLEDFEQLKEYVDELGNLGLELKDPETGLVDFPSMQEGQEVRLCWQYGEDRVGHVHDVEQGFGDRRAI, encoded by the coding sequence ATGAACGCCACGATGCCACAACCTGATCTTTCCAAGAAGTTTTACACGGTTGAGGAAGCAAACCGGGCTTTGCCGCTGGTCCGCGCCATCGTTCGGGACATTGTCGGACTGTATGGGGAAGTGAGAACCCGCCGGGAGCGGCTTTCGGCACTGGAACGCTCGCATATGGCCGTTCCGGAACGCTCGGATGCATTCAGCGAAGAAGTGGAAGATATGGAAAACTCGCTGCTCGAAGACTTCGAACAGCTGAAGGAATATGTCGACGAGCTGGGCAACCTGGGACTCGAACTGAAAGATCCGGAAACAGGGCTGGTCGATTTCCCGTCGATGCAGGAGGGGCAGGAAGTCCGGCTCTGCTGGCAGTACGGCGAAGATCGTGTCGGGCACGTTCACGATGTTGAACAGGGATTCGGAGATCGCCGGGCGATCTGA
- a CDS encoding FHA domain-containing protein encodes MATGRQDDLGTFAGEKQLDFMFGELIPSGGGDPIPLLKQRLVVGRRPTCDICLPFPNVSSQHCELEFRNGYWHVQDLNSSNGIKINGVREESRFLHPGDELTIAKHAYEVAYEPAADAPPPPEENNPFSKSLLEKAGLMSKKRRPRPSSSGEEDLVGDAPRVNFKKRPRPTDNPEDDQILGWLDES; translated from the coding sequence ATGGCTACGGGCCGACAGGACGACCTCGGAACATTCGCGGGCGAAAAGCAGCTTGATTTTATGTTTGGTGAACTCATACCGAGTGGCGGAGGAGATCCCATTCCGCTCTTGAAGCAGCGGTTGGTCGTCGGACGACGACCCACGTGCGACATCTGCCTGCCGTTCCCGAATGTCTCTTCGCAACATTGCGAGCTGGAATTCCGCAATGGATACTGGCACGTTCAGGATCTCAACAGCAGCAATGGCATCAAGATTAACGGTGTGAGAGAAGAGTCCCGCTTCCTCCATCCCGGCGATGAGCTGACGATTGCCAAGCACGCCTACGAAGTCGCGTATGAACCGGCAGCCGATGCACCGCCGCCCCCGGAGGAGAACAATCCGTTCTCCAAGAGCCTGCTTGAGAAAGCCGGGCTGATGTCGAAGAAGCGACGTCCCCGACCTTCGAGCAGTGGCGAGGAAGACCTTGTCGGCGACGCTCCCCGGGTGAACTTCAAGAAGAGGCCGAGACCGACCGACAACCCTGAAGACGACCAGATCCTCGGGTGGCTCGACGAAAGCTGA